One region of Pyramidobacter sp. YE332 genomic DNA includes:
- a CDS encoding AAA family ATPase gives MDSSKFSQEVLRVFAEAKNIAIRCDHAEITDLHLSLAILRQKESEIKYRLLEAGVDLLSYERKLTEALQNRRAAPGVSKLYYSRQYHKIVLVSGEIARASFDAYVRTPHLYLAILRDREAPSTVIAAEFGVTVESVQSMLTARLTASDELGISPEQMELLNCFGRNFSKEAREGLMDPVLGRDEEINECFRVLSRRLKNNPVLIGEAGVGKTAIAEGIAQRIAKQDAPALLRGRIVFSLDMASLVAGTKYRGDFEERLKEILEIVKASKGRIILFVDELHTIIGAGNSSGSMDTSNILKPFLARGEILMIGATTVEEYRRYIEPDRALERRFQKILIEEPSEEAALSMLRGVVSKYETHHRVRIADGALIAAIQLSKRYITDRSLPDKAIDLIDEAGAMVRMSMDSMPQELDEWNRRIIQWEMEHILLLDEADPAAQRRRQTLEKQLEGERVRYGERFAAWQKEVERLDELSRLKELRDEVRRSLEDAQEAHRVDDVKRFVAERQAFDAKIAEIERIGPHYPVSREVTEEEIKRIVAVRAGIPLSSIGRSESEKLEQAGKSLLAEFVGHRDAVSAVRQSILRARSGLMKRRRPVGSFLLVGPSGTGKSYLAELFAKHYYEDERSPLSFNMREFTDKASVNKLIGAPPGYVGHDAAGALTEAVRLRPHSVIVFESVDHAGAEVLSLVARLAADGEIADNRGRTVNFRNALLFFTVTGTDRDPPVRELLRDGLDGVYYFEDFSLRERRELLTLRLRELQRELEEEQIELSWDEATLDAVTAGFDRAESGAHPVAGYMERTVLADLAAKKLLGRLRPGARVVIRTGGADVVS, from the coding sequence AAATTTTCGCAAGAGGTCCTGCGCGTCTTCGCGGAGGCGAAAAACATCGCTATCCGCTGCGATCATGCGGAGATAACGGACCTGCACCTCTCTCTGGCCATCCTGCGCCAAAAAGAAAGCGAGATCAAGTATCGGCTCCTGGAAGCGGGCGTCGATCTTCTGTCGTACGAACGGAAGCTGACGGAGGCGCTGCAGAATCGCCGCGCCGCGCCCGGCGTTAGCAAGCTGTATTACAGCCGCCAGTATCACAAGATCGTCCTGGTCAGCGGCGAGATCGCGCGCGCGTCGTTTGACGCCTATGTGCGCACGCCGCATCTGTATCTGGCCATTCTGCGCGACCGCGAGGCACCGTCGACGGTCATCGCCGCCGAGTTCGGCGTCACCGTCGAGTCCGTGCAGTCGATGCTGACGGCCCGTCTGACCGCCTCCGACGAACTGGGTATCAGCCCCGAGCAGATGGAGCTTCTGAACTGCTTCGGCCGCAACTTCTCGAAGGAAGCCCGCGAAGGTCTGATGGATCCGGTGCTGGGACGCGACGAGGAGATCAACGAATGTTTCCGCGTCCTCTCGCGCCGTCTCAAGAACAATCCCGTTTTGATCGGCGAAGCGGGAGTCGGCAAGACGGCCATCGCCGAGGGAATCGCCCAGCGTATCGCCAAACAGGACGCGCCGGCGCTGCTGCGCGGGCGCATCGTCTTTTCGCTGGACATGGCGTCGCTGGTGGCGGGGACTAAGTACCGCGGCGACTTCGAGGAACGCCTCAAGGAGATCCTAGAGATCGTCAAGGCCTCCAAGGGGCGCATCATTCTTTTCGTCGACGAGCTGCACACCATCATCGGCGCGGGAAACAGCTCCGGCTCAATGGACACGTCCAACATCCTCAAGCCCTTTCTGGCCCGCGGCGAGATCCTCATGATCGGCGCCACGACGGTCGAGGAATACCGGCGCTACATCGAGCCGGACCGGGCGCTGGAACGGCGCTTCCAGAAGATCCTCATCGAGGAACCTTCCGAAGAGGCGGCGCTGTCCATGCTGCGCGGCGTCGTCTCGAAATACGAAACGCATCACCGCGTCCGTATCGCCGACGGCGCGCTCATTGCCGCGATTCAGCTTTCGAAGCGTTACATCACCGACCGTTCCCTGCCGGACAAGGCCATCGACCTGATCGACGAGGCCGGCGCGATGGTGCGCATGAGCATGGACTCCATGCCGCAGGAGCTAGACGAGTGGAACCGCCGCATCATCCAGTGGGAGATGGAACACATCCTGCTGCTGGACGAGGCGGATCCCGCGGCGCAGCGGCGGCGGCAGACGCTGGAAAAACAGCTCGAGGGCGAACGCGTCCGCTACGGGGAACGTTTTGCCGCCTGGCAGAAGGAAGTGGAGCGTCTCGACGAGCTGTCGCGCCTCAAGGAGCTTCGCGACGAAGTGCGCCGCAGCCTGGAAGACGCCCAGGAAGCTCACCGCGTCGACGACGTGAAACGCTTCGTCGCGGAACGGCAGGCTTTCGACGCCAAGATCGCGGAGATCGAACGGATCGGACCGCACTACCCCGTTTCGCGGGAAGTGACGGAAGAGGAGATCAAGCGCATCGTCGCTGTCCGCGCCGGCATCCCGCTGTCGAGCATCGGCCGCAGCGAAAGCGAAAAGCTGGAGCAGGCCGGAAAGAGCCTGCTTGCCGAGTTCGTCGGCCATCGCGACGCGGTTTCCGCCGTTCGGCAGAGCATCCTGCGGGCACGCAGCGGCCTTATGAAGCGCCGCCGTCCGGTGGGCAGCTTCCTGCTGGTCGGTCCCTCCGGCACCGGCAAGAGCTATCTGGCGGAACTGTTCGCGAAGCATTATTACGAAGACGAACGTTCGCCATTGTCCTTCAACATGCGCGAGTTCACCGACAAAGCTTCTGTCAATAAACTGATCGGCGCGCCGCCCGGCTATGTCGGACACGACGCGGCCGGCGCTCTGACGGAAGCGGTGCGCCTGCGCCCTCACAGCGTGATCGTCTTCGAATCGGTTGATCATGCCGGCGCGGAAGTGCTGAGTTTGGTCGCGCGCCTCGCCGCCGACGGCGAGATCGCCGACAACAGGGGGCGGACCGTCAACTTCCGTAACGCCCTGCTCTTTTTCACCGTCACCGGCACGGACCGCGATCCGCCGGTGCGCGAACTGCTGCGGGACGGACTCGACGGCGTCTATTACTTCGAGGACTTTTCGCTGCGGGAGCGCCGGGAACTGCTGACACTCCGCCTGCGGGAACTGCAAAGAGAGCTTGAGGAAGAGCAGATCGAACTGTCGTGGGACGAAGCGACGCTCGACGCCGTCACGGCCGGTTTCGACCGCGCCGAGAGCGGCGCTCATCCTGTTGCCGGGTATATGGAGCGGACCGTCCTCGCCGATCTGGCTGCGAAAAAACTACTCGGCCGGTTGCGTCCCGGCGCGCGCGTCGTCATAAGGACCGGCGGCGCGGATGTCGTTTCCTGA